CGCGGCGCGCACGCAGGCGCCCGGCGAGTTCCTGCGGGTGGGGTCCGAGCTGGCCGGTCACGGCGTCCCGGACGGCGCCGCCACCTCCGACGCCCGCGTGCTCGCGGTCGCCGGGGAGCGGGAGCACGCCCTCGTCCGGTCGTCGCTCCCCGTGCTCGCCGGGGCCTTCCCGCACGGCCGGGCGCGGGTGGTCCCCGGCGTCGGGCACGCCTGGAACGGCGAGGCGCCGGGACTGTTCGCCGACGCCCTCCGCGCCCACACGGCCGGCCGGCCGCTGCCGCCCGCGCTCGTCGAGCCGTAGGGACGGGAGCCGCCCGGCGGGCGCGCTCAGGCGGGGAGCAGTCCCGGGTCCGGCGCGCGGACGGTCCGGAGGACGGCGGGCGGCACCGGCAGCAGGGACTCCGGCGGGCCGGGGCGGCCGAGGAACCAGCCCTGGCCCAGGTCGACGCCCAGGCCGCGCAGCGCCGCGGCCTCCTCGGCGGTCTCGATGCCCTCGGCGACCACGGTGACGCCGCAGCCGTGACCGAAGGTCACCAGCGACTCGACCAGCTTGCTCAGCACCGGGTCGGTGTGCAGGCCGCTGACGATGCTGCGGTCCATCTTGATGACGTCGGGGTCGGTCACCACGATGTGCCGCAGCGAGGAGAAGCCGGCGCCGACGTCGTCGATGGCCAGCCGCATCCCGGCGGCACGGAAGGGCAGCAGGGCACTGCTCAGCGCGTCGTAGTCCTCGACCGGGTCGTGCTCGGAGAGCTCGAGGAGCACCCGCGGCAGCGGCAGGGTGTGCAGCAGCGCGGAGAACTCCGGCGTCAGCAGGGTCTGCGGCGAGACGTTCATGGCCACGTAGCCCTCGACCGTGGCCAGGTGCTCGGCGGCCCGGCGCAGGGCCAGCAGCTCGACCTCGTGCCCGCGGCCGATGCTGTGCGCCTCCTCGAAGACGACGTCGGGGCCCTTGCCCCAGTCGGCCGGGAAGCGGCTGAGCGCCTCGGCGCCGACGCGGTCCCCGGTGGCCAGGTCGACGATCGGCTGCAGGACGACGGTCGGGCCGCCGGAGGCGACCAGCGGGTCGAGCCGGCCGTCGATCGCGTCGCGGCGCTGCTGGGCGCGCAGCTGGGGCTCGATGATCACCGAGGCGGCCGACGCCAGGACCTTCATCAGGGCCTCGTCGCGCTCGTTGAGCTCCTTGTCGGAGGTGAAGCCGAAGGCGCAGAAGGTGCCGTAGAGGCTGCCGTCCGACAGCGTGACCGGCGTCGAGACGTAGCTGCGGATCCGCGGGATGCGCGCCGAGGGCAGCGACATCGCCAGCGGGTGCGCCTTCACGTCGCTGATGACGGCGGGCAGCTCCCCGTCGAGGATCTTCTGGCAGAACGACGTCTCCTGGGCGACCTTCGCGCCCTCCTGGACGAGCACCGGCACGCGGGTGTCGACGACCTCCAGGTGCTGGGTGGTGCCGTCCATGCGCGTCAGGAACGCCACGGGCATGTGCAGTGACTTCCGCGCCGTGTGCAGCAGGTCGGCGACCTGCTGCTCGGCGTCGGTGCGCTTCCTGGCCATCGGTGTGCTCCCGTCGGAGGTGTGCCACCTCTCTCGACACCGGAGCCGCACGACTGGACCGGTCGCCACCCGGTCCCACCCGGACGGGTGGGACGTCCTGGGGTCACCCCCCGGGGTGAAGACGCCGGGGGCCGCTCCCGCTGCTGAGAGGGGCCCGCGGCGGTCAGGGGATCAGTACCAGTTGTTGGCCTGGAAGTGGTTCCAGGCCGCGCAGGGGCTGCCGTACCGGTTCTCGATGTAGATCAGGCCCGCGTCGACCTGCCGGTACGGGTCCGAGGTCTTGGCGATGCCGGTGGAGGCCCAGGTGGAGTCGAGGAACTGGGCGATGCCGTACGCGGTGCTGGTGGGGTTCTGCGCGTTCGGGTTCCACCCGCTCTCGGCCTCCCAGAGCTGCTCGAGGCAGCCGAACTGGGTGGCGTCGCCGCCGAGCTGGTCGAGTGCGTAGTCCTTGTACGCCTGCTCGCCGGTGGCGGCGGGTGCCGGCGCGGGTGCCGGCGCAGGAGCCGGTGCCGGTGCCGGTGCGGGCGCCGGGGCCGGTGCCGGTGCGGGAGCAGGCGCCGCCGCCTCGGGCGCGGGGGCGGGCGCGCCGCGCCCGTCCCGGCCGCCGTCCCAGGTCGAGGCGGACCCGCCGCCACCCCACCGGGGCTCGTCGGCCTGGGCGACCGACTGCCCGGCGAAGGTGAAGGCCAGGGCCATGGCCCCCGTGGCGGTCAGCAGGTGCAGGGCCCGGCGACGCGGCCGGGCGTCGCCGGCGGTGTGCTCGGCACGGGTGTCCTCGACGTGCGTGCGTGCGTGCATGGAGACGTCCTCACTGCAGGGGCGGTCGCCGTGGGACGGCGCCGCGACGGTCGGGATGTGCTGCGGCACGTGGCCGCGTCGGGCAGGGCTCGGCATCCGGGCGTGCGGCACCGGCCGGACACCGGGGTCCGGCTGAGGGCGCCGTGCGACGGCTGGCTGGCTCAGGTGGGCAGGCGGGAGCGCGACGGTCCCGGACCTGGACGCGCGGGGCTCGGCCCCGGGCGTGGCTGTACTCCGTTCTCCCCTGGCCGCCTACCGGGTGAGCTGACGGGTTCGGGCTGGGAGTGCCCTACCCGCTCCCGGCGGGACCGGGAGCGGGACTCACCCCGGTGGTACAGGTGGGTCCCCGGCTCGCACCGCGAGGTGCGACTCGGCGGCATCCGTCGGGGGCTCCCCGGGTGGGAGCCAGGTGACCGGCCGGACGCGGAAACGCTAAGGACGGGACCGGTCCGTGACAATCTCGTGACCTGAATCGGACCACCGCACGCCGCGACGAGCCGACGCCACGCCCAGGATCGCACCGGGAACGTCACCCTCCGCGATCGTCGGCACCCCGACGCGCGGCGACCGCCGGGTCCCTGGGGTCCCGGCGGTCGCCGTGTGGTGGAACGCGGATCAGCTCGGCCGCGGCGGCCCGCCCCGGAAGTCGGCAGCGGGGTGCTGGTCGGAGATGAGCCCGAGCACGTTGCCGAAGGGGTCGAGCACGGCCGCGCTGACCACCGGCCCGTGCGGCGTGACCGGGATGTACTCCTTGGCGCCCATCGACGCGAGCCTCTCGAGGACGGCGTCGAGGTCGGCGACGTCCCAGTGCCCGACCGCACCACCCGGTTCCAGCGCCGCGCCCGGCGGGGCCGTGGCGCGGGCGGCGATGGCCAGCCGGGTCCGCTCGTCGATGCTGAACGCGGCGTAGCCCAGCCGCCCGCCGGGACCGGGCCGGGTGAAGCTCGGCCCCGAGCCCAGGAGCTCGGTGTACCAGGCCGCGGCCGCGGCCACGTCCTCGGCCCAGTAGGTGATCGACGCGATCCTGCGCAGGCTCACGGTCTGCCCTCCCTCGTCGTCACCGTCAGTCCCCCGGCGCCCAGTCCGGGGCCGTCCAGCGGTGGAACACCCGGGCCACCGAGTCGCGCGGGCTCTGCCACGTCTCCGGGCGGTACGGGCTGACGTAGGGGGCGAGGGCGGCCATGACCTTGGCGAAGGCCGGCCGCATCGACTCGTGGTTCTGCCGCACGGCCGCCGCCTTGGCCCGGTCCTGCTCCAGGAGGTGCACGAAGACGTCCTCCATCGAGTACAGCCAGCGGCCGGTCACGCCCGTCTCCGTGGGCAGGTCGCCGGCGTCGGACTCGGCGAACACCCGGGCGATCTCGGCCTCGCTGCCCGGCTTCATCCGCTGGACGATGACGGTCATCTCCCGGTCGGGGGAGACCTCGCCCTCGGGCACCCAGGTGTAGAAGTGCTTCGCCACGGAGTGCGACGGGTTCTCCCAGTAGCTGGGGTAGGGCGTCACGTACGGGGCGATGGCCTCGGCGATGGCCTGGAACGCCGGCAGGCCGCGGCGCTGCCCGGAGACCTCCGGGTCCTCCTTGCGCTCGATGACGTGCAGGTACAGGCCCTCGTACGAGAGCAGGGCCCGTCCGACGACGCCGAGGTCCTGCGGCCGGGTGGTCCGGTCGTAGTACGCGAACACCGGCCCGACCTCGTCCTCGCTGCCGGGGGCCATCCGGCAGACGATGACGTTGCGGAACGGGCGCCACGTGGCCGAGGACCAGCTCGCGGGCGTCGAGACCGTGTTCGTGAACTCGACCGTGTCGTTGGCCCAGGGCGCCTCCGTGGGCGTCGTCGAGGCGTCGGCCGCGGGATCGGCCGACGGAGTGGCCGAGGGAGTGGCCGAGGGGGCAGGCGGGGTCATGGTGTGCCTCCTGTAGCGGGGGTGGGGGTGAAGCGCAGCGGCAGCTCGAGCAGCCCGCGGAAGGCGGAGGCCGCCGGGAGCCACTGCAGGTCCTCGACGGGGACGTCGAGGCGCAGGTCGGGGAGGCGGACGAGGATGCGCCGCAGCGCGGTCGTCGCCTCCAGCCGGGCCAGGGCGGTGCCCAGGCAGTAGTGGATGCCGTGACCGAAGGCCAGGTGCGAGGTGGGGCCCCGGCTCAGGTCGAGCTCGTCCGGGTCGGGGACCAGCGCCGGGTCGTGGTTGGCCGCGCTGAGCACGATGGTGACGATCGAGCCCTCGGGGATCCGGACCCCGCCGATCTCGAGGTCCTCGGTGGCGAAGCGGAAGCTCGACACCGGCACCGACCCGTCGAAGCGCAGCAGCTCCTCGACGGCGTCCGGGATCCGGGAGGGGTCGGCCAGCAGCTCGGCCAGCTCCTCGGGGTGGGTCAGCAGCGCGACGACGGCGTTGCCGAGGAAGTCCGACGTCGTCTGGTAGCCGGCGAACAGCAGCAGGAAGGCGCTGGAGACCAGCTCGGCCTCCGAGAGCCGGCCGTCCCCGTCGCGGGCGGCGATGAGGGCGCTGACCAGGTCCTCCCCGGGCTGCTGGCGCTTGGTCGCGACCAGGCCGGTGAAGTAGGCGTGCAGCCGCGACTGGGCCTGCCCGATCGCCGCCCGGTCCTCCTGGGGACTGCGCCCGCCGGTGCCGACGGTCCGGATGACCTGGGTGCCGGCCAGGATCTCCTCGTGGTCGGACTCGGGGATCCCGAGCAGGTCGCCGATCACCGCCAGCGGCAGCCGGAGGGCGAAGTCGTCCACGAAGTCGGTGGAGCCGCGCGGCGCCATCCGGTCCAGCAGGCCCTCGACGATCTGCTCCACGCGGGGCCGCATCGCCTCGATGCGCCGCGGGGTGAACGCCTGGGTGACCAGGCGGCGCAGGCGGCTGTGCTCCGGCGGGTCGGAGTTGAGCATGTTGGTGTTGATCTGCCGCGCCTTCTCGCCGAACACCGCCAGGTAGGTGTCACCGGCGCGGTACAGGTCCTTGGACAGCCGCGGGTCCGACAGCGCCTGCTTGGCGTCGTCGTAACGGGTGACCAGGAAGGAGTCGAAGCGCGGCGTCCGCACCTTCACCACCGGGCGCTCGGCACGCAGCCGGGCGTAGACCGGGTAGGGGTCGGCGCGGAACTCCGGGGTGTAGATCTCCGCGCCGGGGACGACGTCGTCCGCCGTGCCCGGGGCCGGTTGTGCGGTCCGTGTCATGGGTCCCCCTGGGGGTGCGGTGGTTCCGGAGCGCTGCCGCTGCGGCAGCGCGGGAGGTGGGCCCGGTGCGCGTCCGGGCCGGTGGTCACTGGGCGTCGAAGACCCCGGCGAGGTGGTCGAGGAGCGCGGTCTCGGTCACCGGGCGGGTGCGGAAGCCGACGTGGCCGTCGGGGCGGACGAGGTAGGCCGCCGTCCCGGAGCCGCCCACGCCGTAGGCGGCCGCGAACGCCCGGTCGGCGTCGCGGACCACCGGCAGGTCGACCAGCAGCGGCAGGCGGGCGCCGGGGTCGGCCACGAGGTAGGCGTCGACCTCGCCGCGGGTCTGCTGGCGCACGGTGGTGGCCAGCTTCTCCAGGGCGAGCACCTCCTCCTCCGAGGCGCCGGCGTCGGCGTGCAGCAGCAGCGTCGACCGGGGGCCGCGGGTCAGGTCGAACAGGCGCAGCGGGTGGGCGACGCCGAAGCGCCGCAGGCCGTGCACGTCCGGCGCCCGGTGCCCGGGCTCGGGCCCGCCCGGGAAGGCCTCCCCGCCCGGCGCCTCGCCGACCAGGGGACTGCCGGCGTAGTTCATGGTCATCTGCATCTCGAGCAGGAACTGCGCCTTCTCGTCCTCCATGTCCATCTCGTCGGTGAACGCGATGGACACGGCCCGGTCGACGATCATCTTGCCGGCGGGACGGCGCTCGGCCTCGTAGCTGTCCAGCAGGCCGGGCGCGGCCAGCCCGCGGACGGTGAGGGCGAGCTTCCAGCCGAGGTTCCAGGCGTCCTGGATCCCGGTGTTCATGCCCTGCCCGCCCGCGGGCGGGTGCAGGTGCGCGGCGTCCCCGGCGACGAAGACCCGCCCCTCGCGGTAGCGGTCGACGATGCCGTGCTTGATCCGGAAGATCGACGACCAGCGCAGGTTGCTCGCCGTCGTCCCGGGCGGGCCCAGGTCGTCGATCGCGGCCTGCATGTCAGCGAGCGTCGGGGGCTCGTACTCCTGCCAGAACCCGGGCGGGACGACGCCGGAGCCGACCGCGTCCTGCCACCGCTGGGGGGCCAGGGTCGCGATCCGGTAGCGGTTGCGGCCCTTGAGGGGCACGCAGACGAGCATCCCGGTGAAGTCGTCGTCGTTCTCGATCCGCACGAAGCGCACCAGGTGCCCGGCCGGCAGGTCCCAGTCGACGTCGACGTCCCCGAGCATGAACAGCTGGGGGAACATCGACAGCCCGCCCTCGAAGGACAGCCCCAGCCCGGACCGGACGGCGCTGTGCGCCCCGTCGCAGCCGACCAGGTACTGCGCCCGGGTGGTCTCCAGCTCGCCGGAGGCGTGCCGCAGCCGGGCGGTGACGCCCTCGTCGTCCTGGGTGAAGCCGGCCAGCTCGACGCCGCGCTCGACGACCACGCCGTGGGAGGCCAGCTTGGCGCCGAGGATCCGCTCGGTGTCGTACTGCGGCAGCCCGAGGTGGGCGTAGGGCAGCTCGTCGAGGCCGGCCCAGTCGACCTGGTGGGTCTGCTCGCCGTTGACGAACACCGTCTGGCCGTACAGCCAGATGCCGGCGTCCATCGCCTCCTTGACGATGCCCTGCTCCTCCCAGATCTCCATCGTCCGGCAGTGGATGCCGATCGCCTTGTCCGCCTGGGTGGACGCCTGGGGCCGCTTGTCGACGACGCGGACGGCGATGCCGCGGCGGGCCAGCTCGATCGCGTGGGTCAGGCCGGCCGGGCCGGCGCCGACCACGAGCACCTCGACCGCCCGTCCGGGGGCGCGGGAGACCTCCCCCGGGTCGGACGGTGCCGCCGCGGCGGGCAGGTGCCCGTCGTCCGGCTTCTCCACGAACTCCTGCACGCTGGCGCTGGGCACCGTGCCGACGGGGACCGGCCCGGTGCCGGCGGCCGGTTCCCCGGACAGCTGCACCGGCCGCCCGGCCAGCACCTCCAGGTCCGGCTCCGGCGCCACGGGCACGCCGTCGGGGACGGCGGCGTCGAGGGCGGCCGGTCGCCGCGCGGGCTCGGGCACCGTGCCGGCCGCGGCGGCCACCGACGGCGGCTCGGGCCGCACGCGCAGCGCGAAGACCCTGCGGTCCTCACCCCTCGCCAGCCACCGGCCCAGCGGCCCGGCGGCCCAGTTGGCCGGTTCCGCCACCCAGTCGGTGAAGCGCTGCTCGGAGTCCCACTCGGCGACGACGTGGTAGCGCCGCCCGTCGGGCTCGCGCAGCAGCTCCTCGCGGGCGTGGCCGGGAGCCCTGCGGGCGAGCTGCGCGGCGGCGAGGTAGGCGAGCTCGAAGGCCTCCTGCTCCCAGGGCTCGACGGCGACGGCGCTGTCGACGCGCACCCGCTCCACCTCGACGTCCCCGCCGGGGGAGAGCAGCGGCGGGAAGTCCGCGTCCGCGTCCGGCCGCTGGCGGATCTCCAGCACCTCGCGCCGGAACTCCACCGAGTGCCACCGGGCCAGCGGTGCGCCGGCGGCCATGTGGGACGGGTCCTCGACCCACTGCACGAAGTCGTCCTCGGACTCCCACTCCGCGAAGATGTGGTAGCGCAGGCCGTCGCGCAGCAGCTCCTCGCGCACGTACCCGCGCGAGTCCCCGATCCGCTCGGTGACGGTCCTGTACGCGCGCTCGAAGGCCACCTGCTCGCCCGGCTTCACGCTGGTGGAGAAGTCGATGCGCACCGGCCGCCGCCGCTCGGCCTCCACCGTGGCCAGCACGGTGAAGGTCGAGCGGGTGGCGTCCTCGCGCAGGTCGCGCAGGGCCTCGGTGAGCGTCTCCCGGGCGGCACTGCGCCCGAAGGCGTCCACCGACGCCCGGTCGGTCCAGTCGCTGCCGATGGCGAACCAGCGCGGGTCGCCCTCGTCGCGCATCAGCTCCTGGCGCAGGTTGCCGGGGACCCGGGCGATCTCCGCGGCGGCCCGGTGCCAGGCCGCCTCGAACTCCGCCTCGCAGCCCTCCCGCGCGCGCATCCGCAGGACGGTGCGCACCACGGCCCGGTCACCCGGCCCGGTCGCCGGACTCGTCATGCGGGTGCCTCCTCCGGCCGGCCCGCGCCCGGGACGACGGCCAGCACCTCGTAGGTGTTGCGGGCCGCGTCCTCGCGCAGGTCGCGCAGGGCCTCGGTGAGCGTCTCGCGGGCGCTGCTGCGGCCGAAGGCGTCGACGGCGGCCCGGTCGGTCCAGTCGCTGGTGATGACGAACGTGCGCGGGTCGTCGGCGTCGCGGACGAGCTCCTGCCGCAGGTTGCCCGGCACGTGGGAGATCTCGGCGGCGGCCCGGCGCCAGGCGGCCTCGAACGCCTCCTCGCAGCCCTCCCGGGTCCGCATCCGCAGCATGGTCCGGATGCCGGCGTCCCCGGCCGTCACGCCCCCTCCTCGTAGCCGTGGTGCCGGCGCAGGACGAGGCTGCTGTTGAAGCCCCCGTACCCCCGGGCGAGGACGACGACGACCTCGAGGTCGCGCTCGCGCACCTCGCGGACCAGGTCCAGCCCGTAGGCCTCGACCGGCTCGTCGAGGTTGCCGGTGGCCGGGATCCGCCCGTCGCGCATGGCGAGCAGGGCGGTCGCCACGTTGAGCGCCGACCCGCCGGCCATCAGCCGCCCGGTCCAGCTCGACGGCGCGGTCACCGGCACGCTGCGCTCGCCGAACACGGTGGTGACGGCCTGCGCCTCCAGCGCGTCGAGCTCGGGGACGCCGGCGCCGTCGGCGACCACCAGGTCGACGTCCTCCGGCGACACCCCGGCGTCGGCCAGCGAGATCCGGATGGCCCGCGCGTACTGGGTGGCGTCGGGAGCGGCGTCCTCGTGGTGGTGGGCGTCGTGCGTGGCGCCGTAGCCGACCACCTCGCCCCACACGTGCCGCGCACCGCGGGCGCGGGCGGCGTCGGCCTCCTCGACCAGCAGGATGGCGCCGCCCTCGCCGATGGCGTGGCCGTTGGCCCGCCGGTCGAAGGGCTTGTAGGCGTCCTCCGGGCGGGTGGCGGTGGACAGCCGCCCGCTGGTCGCCTGGCACAGCAGCGCGTACGGCGTCACGCCGGCCTCGGTGCCGCCGACGAGCACGGCGGGGGTGCCGCGGCGCACCACGCGCCGCGCCCAGCCGATGCTGTCCAGGCCGCCGGCGCCCTCGCTGACGACGACGCCCGAGGGGCCCTTGTACCCGTCGCGGATGGACACCTGGCCGGTGCTGGCCGCGTAGAACCAGGCGATCGACTGGTAGGCGCCGACCGAGCGGGGTCCCTTCGCCCACAGCCCCTGGATCTCGTGCTGGCTGAACTCGTTGCCCCCCGAGCCGGCGGCCAGGAAGGTCGAGGTCGCGTAGGCCTCCTCGGGCGGCACGTAGCCGGCGTCCTCGGCGGCCAGGGTGGCCGCCGCCAGCGACATCCAGGTCCAGCGGTCGGTCTGCACCTTGAGCTGCGAGGCGACGAACCGGTCGGGGTCGAAGTCGCGCACCTGCCCGGCCAGCGTGATGCCGTACAGCGACGGGTCGAACCCCTCGATCGGGCGCACCTGCAGCTCCCCGCGCAGCAGCGACTGCCAGTGCTCCTCGACGCCGATGCCGCTGGGGGCGACGACGCCGATGCCGGTGACCAGCAGCCGCGCCGTGCGGCCCCGCCGGTCCGGGGTGATGGCCCGACCCGTCGGGGCGGTCTCGCGGGCGGGGCCGGCCACCTCCGCGACGACCCCCTCCTCGCTGAGGACGGTCGGCTCGGTCACGGCGCCCTCCGCTGTCACGGTGCCCTCCGGTGTCACGGTGCCCTCCGCCGTCACGAGGCCCTCCTGTCGGGCTTGGCCAGCACGATGGCCGACTGGAACCCGCCGAAGCCGCTGCCCACCGAGACGGCGACGTCGACCTTGTGGTCGCGGGCGACCTTGGGCACGTAGTCCAGGTCGCACTCGGGGTCGGGCACCTCGTAGTTGGCCGTCGGCGGGACGACCTGGCGCTGCACGGCCAGGGCGGTGGCGGCGATCTCGATGGAGCCGATCGCGCCGAGGGAGTGCCCGACCATCGACTTCAGCGAGCTCATCGGCACCTTGTAGGCGGCCTGGCCGAGGCTCAGCTTGACCGCGGCGGTCTCGTGCCGGTCGTTCTGCTTGGTCCCCGAGCCGTGCGCGTTGACGTAGCCGACCTCGTCGCCGTCGATCCGCGACTGGGCCAGCGCCTGGTCGAGCGCCTCGGCCATCTCCACGCCGTCGGGACGCAGCCCGGTCATGTGGAAGGCGTTGCAGCGGTTGGCGTAGCCGGTGACCTCGCAGTAGATCTCCGCGCCGCGCCGCTGGGCGTGCTCGAGCTCCTCCAGGACCAGCACCGCGGCGCCCTCGCCCATCACGAAGCCGTCGCGACGGGCGTCGAACGGCTTCGAGGCGTGCTCGGGGTCGGCGTTGTTGGCGGTGGTCGCGCGGATGGTGTCGAAGCAGGCCATCGAGATCGGCGAGATGGGCGCGTCGCTGGCGCCGGCGATCACGACGTCGGCGTCGCCGTCCTCGACCAGCTGGCTGCCGTAGCCGATCGCGTCGATGCCCGAGGTGCACCCGGTGGAGACCACCGTCGCCGGGCCCTGCGCCCGGAAGCGCACCGCGAGCTCCGTGGCCCCGCAGCTGGGCACGAGGGCGTGGTGCAGGAACCGCGAGGCGTAGCGCGGGTCGACCAGCCAGTGGCTGCCGGCGTCGCTGACGTTGACGTACTCGTTCTCCAGCCGCATGGTCGCGCCGACGGCGGTGCCGAGAGTGACCCCGACCCGCTCGGGCTCCGGCGCGTCCGGTGCGTCGCCGACGCCCAGCCGCAGCCCGCTGTCGGCGACCGCCTCGTCGGCGGCGACCATCGCGAACTGGACGAAGCGGTCGTTGCGGTACACCTCGTGGGCGCTCAGGCCGAGGTCCCGCGGGTGGAAGTCCACCTCGGCGGCCACCTGCGACCGGAAGCGGCTGGGGTCGAAGAACGTGATCCGCCGGGTCGCCGTCCGCCCCGCGGTGATCATGTCCCAGAACGCCTCGCGGCCGACGGAACCCGGCGCGACGACGCCGATCCCGGTGACGACGACCCGCCGCCTGTCGGCGCTCACCGCACGCCCGGGGGGAGCTCGGTGTCGACGTGGCCCAGCTCCGGCCGCGGCGCCAGGGGGCCGCACAGGAAGACGAAGAAGGCCGTCGTGGCGGTGTCGTTGACGATCCGGTGCTTCACCCCGATGGGGATGTGGACGGCGGACTCGGCGGTCAGCCGCCGCTCCTCGCCGTTCAGGGTGACCAGGACGTCCCCGCTCTGGCAGTAGAGGAACTCCTCCGAGTACGGGTGCCAGTGCTCGGTGACGATCTCGCCCGGCTCGAGGGTGAGCGTGCCCATGAAGCCGGCGGTGGAGCCGACGCTCGTGGGCGAGAGCAGGACGCGGATGTCGCCGCCGCGCCGGCGGTTGGGCGGCGCCTCCGCACGGGACACCGTGGGCCCGATGCGCACGGCGGACGGGGCGTGCTGGATGGTGGTCATGTCTTCCCTCCGGTGGGGGCCGGGCCCGCGGTCGCGGGCTCCGGTCGGTCGGTCGGCAGCGGTGCGCCGGGTCCCGCGGCGAGCTGCACGGGGAGGTCGGGGCGGACCTGGCGGACCAGGGGGCCCAGGACGGGGACGGGCCCGATCTCGACGACGGCGGTCGCACCGGCGTCGGTCAGCGCGCGGCAGGTGGCCTCCCACTGCACCGGCGAGGTCAGGTGGTCGCGCAGGCACCGGGCCAGCTGGTCGGGGTCCCGGGTGGGCCGGCCGGCGGCGTTGGGCACCACCGGCACGTCGGGCACGGACCACTCGAGGTCGGCGAACGCCGGGGCGAGGTGCCGGGCGACCGGCTCCATGAGCGGGCCGTGGCAGGCGGCCCGGCCCGGCAGCCGGACCATGTCCAGCCCGGCGGCGAGCACGGCCTCCCGCGCGCGGGCCAGCTCCTCGCAGGTGCCCGAGAGCAGGACCTGCGCGGGCCCGTCCCACGACGCCACCGACAGCGTGCCGGTGCCGCCGAGGTCCGCGACGACGGCGCGGGCGACGTCCCCGGCGCCCGCGCCGACGACGGCGGACATGCCCGCGCACGACGGGCGCGGCGACAGCGCGAGCAGCTCGGCGCGCC
This region of Geodermatophilus bullaregiensis genomic DNA includes:
- a CDS encoding cytochrome P450 family protein yields the protein MTRTAQPAPGTADDVVPGAEIYTPEFRADPYPVYARLRAERPVVKVRTPRFDSFLVTRYDDAKQALSDPRLSKDLYRAGDTYLAVFGEKARQINTNMLNSDPPEHSRLRRLVTQAFTPRRIEAMRPRVEQIVEGLLDRMAPRGSTDFVDDFALRLPLAVIGDLLGIPESDHEEILAGTQVIRTVGTGGRSPQEDRAAIGQAQSRLHAYFTGLVATKRQQPGEDLVSALIAARDGDGRLSEAELVSSAFLLLFAGYQTTSDFLGNAVVALLTHPEELAELLADPSRIPDAVEELLRFDGSVPVSSFRFATEDLEIGGVRIPEGSIVTIVLSAANHDPALVPDPDELDLSRGPTSHLAFGHGIHYCLGTALARLEATTALRRILVRLPDLRLDVPVEDLQWLPAASAFRGLLELPLRFTPTPATGGTP
- a CDS encoding TcmI family type II polyketide cyclase; its protein translation is MTPPAPSATPSATPSADPAADASTTPTEAPWANDTVEFTNTVSTPASWSSATWRPFRNVIVCRMAPGSEDEVGPVFAYYDRTTRPQDLGVVGRALLSYEGLYLHVIERKEDPEVSGQRRGLPAFQAIAEAIAPYVTPYPSYWENPSHSVAKHFYTWVPEGEVSPDREMTVIVQRMKPGSEAEIARVFAESDAGDLPTETGVTGRWLYSMEDVFVHLLEQDRAKAAAVRQNHESMRPAFAKVMAALAPYVSPYRPETWQSPRDSVARVFHRWTAPDWAPGD
- a CDS encoding transglycosylase SLT domain-containing protein, whose protein sequence is MHARTHVEDTRAEHTAGDARPRRRALHLLTATGAMALAFTFAGQSVAQADEPRWGGGGSASTWDGGRDGRGAPAPAPEAAAPAPAPAPAPAPAPAPAPAPAPAPAPAPAATGEQAYKDYALDQLGGDATQFGCLEQLWEAESGWNPNAQNPTSTAYGIAQFLDSTWASTGIAKTSDPYRQVDAGLIYIENRYGSPCAAWNHFQANNWY
- a CDS encoding EAL domain-containing protein; translation: MARKRTDAEQQVADLLHTARKSLHMPVAFLTRMDGTTQHLEVVDTRVPVLVQEGAKVAQETSFCQKILDGELPAVISDVKAHPLAMSLPSARIPRIRSYVSTPVTLSDGSLYGTFCAFGFTSDKELNERDEALMKVLASAASVIIEPQLRAQQRRDAIDGRLDPLVASGGPTVVLQPIVDLATGDRVGAEALSRFPADWGKGPDVVFEEAHSIGRGHEVELLALRRAAEHLATVEGYVAMNVSPQTLLTPEFSALLHTLPLPRVLLELSEHDPVEDYDALSSALLPFRAAGMRLAIDDVGAGFSSLRHIVVTDPDVIKMDRSIVSGLHTDPVLSKLVESLVTFGHGCGVTVVAEGIETAEEAAALRGLGVDLGQGWFLGRPGPPESLLPVPPAVLRTVRAPDPGLLPA
- a CDS encoding VOC family protein, with amino-acid sequence MSLRRIASITYWAEDVAAAAAWYTELLGSGPSFTRPGPGGRLGYAAFSIDERTRLAIAARATAPPGAALEPGGAVGHWDVADLDAVLERLASMGAKEYIPVTPHGPVVSAAVLDPFGNVLGLISDQHPAADFRGGPPRPS
- a CDS encoding FAD-dependent monooxygenase, which produces MTSPATGPGDRAVVRTVLRMRAREGCEAEFEAAWHRAAAEIARVPGNLRQELMRDEGDPRWFAIGSDWTDRASVDAFGRSAARETLTEALRDLREDATRSTFTVLATVEAERRRPVRIDFSTSVKPGEQVAFERAYRTVTERIGDSRGYVREELLRDGLRYHIFAEWESEDDFVQWVEDPSHMAAGAPLARWHSVEFRREVLEIRQRPDADADFPPLLSPGGDVEVERVRVDSAVAVEPWEQEAFELAYLAAAQLARRAPGHAREELLREPDGRRYHVVAEWDSEQRFTDWVAEPANWAAGPLGRWLARGEDRRVFALRVRPEPPSVAAAAGTVPEPARRPAALDAAVPDGVPVAPEPDLEVLAGRPVQLSGEPAAGTGPVPVGTVPSASVQEFVEKPDDGHLPAAAAPSDPGEVSRAPGRAVEVLVVGAGPAGLTHAIELARRGIAVRVVDKRPQASTQADKAIGIHCRTMEIWEEQGIVKEAMDAGIWLYGQTVFVNGEQTHQVDWAGLDELPYAHLGLPQYDTERILGAKLASHGVVVERGVELAGFTQDDEGVTARLRHASGELETTRAQYLVGCDGAHSAVRSGLGLSFEGGLSMFPQLFMLGDVDVDWDLPAGHLVRFVRIENDDDFTGMLVCVPLKGRNRYRIATLAPQRWQDAVGSGVVPPGFWQEYEPPTLADMQAAIDDLGPPGTTASNLRWSSIFRIKHGIVDRYREGRVFVAGDAAHLHPPAGGQGMNTGIQDAWNLGWKLALTVRGLAAPGLLDSYEAERRPAGKMIVDRAVSIAFTDEMDMEDEKAQFLLEMQMTMNYAGSPLVGEAPGGEAFPGGPEPGHRAPDVHGLRRFGVAHPLRLFDLTRGPRSTLLLHADAGASEEEVLALEKLATTVRQQTRGEVDAYLVADPGARLPLLVDLPVVRDADRAFAAAYGVGGSGTAAYLVRPDGHVGFRTRPVTETALLDHLAGVFDAQ
- a CDS encoding putative quinol monooxygenase, which codes for MTAGDAGIRTMLRMRTREGCEEAFEAAWRRAAAEISHVPGNLRQELVRDADDPRTFVITSDWTDRAAVDAFGRSSARETLTEALRDLREDAARNTYEVLAVVPGAGRPEEAPA